The sequence below is a genomic window from Acetivibrio clariflavus DSM 19732.
GTCATGAAGACCATATAGGCGGTCTGCCCTATATACTTAAAGAAATAAATGTACCTGTCTTCGGAAGTAAACTGGCTTTGGGACTTATAGAGAATAAACTGGAAGAACACGGTATATTGTCGGAATGCGAGCTGATACCTGTAAAAGCAGGACAGACTATTGAATTGGGTGCATTCAAAATAGAATTTATAAATTCGACACACAGTATAGTCGATGCCATGGCTTTAGCTATATATACTCCTGTTGGTACTATTATACATACTTCGGATTTTAAGGTCGATTATACGCCAATTTCTGGTCGTCCGATTGATTTGTTGCGTTTGGCGGAAATTGGGAGAGAAGGTGTTTTGCTTTTGCTGTGTGACAGTACGAATGTTGAGCGACCGGGCTATACCATGTCCGAAAGGACTATAGGCAGAACTTTCGATGAGTTGTTTCGGTCTGCAGCTAGCAGAATTATCATAGCAACTTTTGCCTCTAATATCGATAGAATTCAGCAAATTGTAAATGCAGCAGTAAAATATGACCGAAAGATTGCTTTTTGCGGCAGAAGCATGATTAATGTATGCAACAAGGCAATGGAACTTGGTTATTTAACTATACCTAATGAAACTCTTATAAATATAGAGTCAACTAAAAATTACACGGGTGACAAGTTGGTAATTATTACCACCGGAAGTCAGGGAGAACCTATGTCAGCATTATCGAGAATGGCAGCAGGAGAATACAAATTAGTTGATATTGTTCCCGGTGATTTGGTTATAATTTCTTCAACTCCTATTCCCGGAAATGAAAAATCTGTATCCTATGTTGTAAATGAACTGTTTAAAAAAGGGGCAGAGGTTATATATGAATCCCTTGCAGAGGTCCATGTTTCCGGCCATGCCTGTCAGGAAGAGCTTAAACTGATACATAAACTGGTAAATCCAAAGTATTTCATGCCTGTCCATGGAGAATACCGTCATTTGAAAAAACATGCCGATCTCGCAAAAGGTATTGGAATGGATGAGAATAATATTTTAATTATGGAAATCGGGCAGGTACTAGAGATTGATAGTTCCGGGTTTAAATTTGGCGAAAGAGTTCCTTCAGGTAAAGTGCTTGTTGACGGACTTAGTATTGGAGATGTGGGTAATGTGGTATTGAGAGACAGAAAACATCTTTCTGAAGACGGCATGATAATAGCTGTTGCAACAATTCAAAGAGAAACCGGTGCCGTTATCAACGAACCGGATATTTTAACAAGAGGATTTGCAAGTATAAAAGAATCGGAAGAGTTTATGAGTGAGTTGAAACAGATATGCCTGGAAGCGATACAAAAAAGCAGTAGCAAGAATGTGCATTCAAAAAAGACCAAAATAAAAGAGGCGCTGAGAGAGTATATTTATCAAAAAAACAATCGCACCCCTATGATAATTCCTGTAATTGTAGAAATTTAGAGATGTTATTTCAATAGATAAAAGCCGTACAGAATATTCTGCATGGCTTTTTAGTATGTAAGAATATTTTTTTAGCTGATTTATAGCCGTTTTAATTGTTAGAGAAAAGAGAGGTTTAAAATAACGATAGCTTTAAGCTCAGTAATGATATAATATGTGTGATGTATTAAAAAGAGTGAAATGTCTTCGGAGGTAAATTGATATGAATTTTAAAAATAAAAAGATAATTTTATTCGATCTTGACGGAACAATAACCGAGTCGGGTGAAGGAATAGTAAATTCCATAGAGTATGCTTTAAAAGCATTTGGAATAACCGATTACAATAGAGCAGACTTGTTTAGACATCTTGGACCTCCAATAATAGAAATTTTTAAAAATGAATTTGGATTTGATGATTTGAAAGCCCTTGAAGCTGTAGAAAAATTCAGAGAATATTTCAGAGAGATAGGAATTTATGAAAATAAATTATATGATGGTATCGAATCATTGCTTAAAAGCATTTCGGATAGCGGAAGGAAAATTGTGCTTGCCACATCAAAAGCAGAAGTATTTGCTGTAAGGATTTTGGAGTATTTTAATATCATAAACTATTTTGATGTTGTAGGGGGGAGCGAATTGGATGGAAGCCGTATCAGAAAAGGTGATGTTATTCGATATGCTCTAAACAAAGCCGGTATAGTTGATTTGGATAGTGCAGTAATGGTTGGAGACAGAAAAGAAGATATACTTGGTGCAAAAGAAGCAGGTATTGATTCAATTGGTGTACTTTATGGATATGGAAGTTTTGAGGAACTTAAAAATGCAGGAGCAGTAACCATTGTGGGAACGGTTGAAGAACTTGGTAAGGTATTGATAGGTTAATTAATTTTATTATTACATACATTGTTGATATTTTATGAATCAGGAAGCAGTGATAAAACAGCATAAATGGGCTGTTTTTTACTTGGTATTTTTTGAATATTTTTATTTGTTCAATATATAATGTTA
It includes:
- a CDS encoding ribonuclease J encodes the protein MAKSSGKLRVIPLGGLGEIGKNITVFEYEDDIFVVDCGSTFPDDDMLGIDLVLPDITYLTKNRERLRGIVITHGHEDHIGGLPYILKEINVPVFGSKLALGLIENKLEEHGILSECELIPVKAGQTIELGAFKIEFINSTHSIVDAMALAIYTPVGTIIHTSDFKVDYTPISGRPIDLLRLAEIGREGVLLLLCDSTNVERPGYTMSERTIGRTFDELFRSAASRIIIATFASNIDRIQQIVNAAVKYDRKIAFCGRSMINVCNKAMELGYLTIPNETLINIESTKNYTGDKLVIITTGSQGEPMSALSRMAAGEYKLVDIVPGDLVIISSTPIPGNEKSVSYVVNELFKKGAEVIYESLAEVHVSGHACQEELKLIHKLVNPKYFMPVHGEYRHLKKHADLAKGIGMDENNILIMEIGQVLEIDSSGFKFGERVPSGKVLVDGLSIGDVGNVVLRDRKHLSEDGMIIAVATIQRETGAVINEPDILTRGFASIKESEEFMSELKQICLEAIQKSSSKNVHSKKTKIKEALREYIYQKNNRTPMIIPVIVEI
- a CDS encoding HAD-IA family hydrolase — protein: MNFKNKKIILFDLDGTITESGEGIVNSIEYALKAFGITDYNRADLFRHLGPPIIEIFKNEFGFDDLKALEAVEKFREYFREIGIYENKLYDGIESLLKSISDSGRKIVLATSKAEVFAVRILEYFNIINYFDVVGGSELDGSRIRKGDVIRYALNKAGIVDLDSAVMVGDRKEDILGAKEAGIDSIGVLYGYGSFEELKNAGAVTIVGTVEELGKVLIG